Below is a window of Leishmania donovani BPK282A1 complete genome, chromosome 21 DNA.
AGCTTGGCCTGAtcgacgccgctggaggTCGGCATGGTGCCCACGCGTCCCGCTTGATGACGGAAGACACAGGCAGCAATACCGTCTAGGAGGGtagagaaaaggaagaaagagTCGGAATGGCAATGCGTCCGTCgatgcacacatacacacacacgagcacaagCGCGAGTGGCGCACGACGTTCAAATGCGACcgtgcacaggcgcgcacacaaccGACACTTGCGTGAGTGCAGACTCGCAGAGGACAGTTGAGGAGAGAAGCGCTGCCCATCCTCGCGGCATATACGCACGAAAGGGAAAAtagaaaaagagaaagggagacgATAAAGCGGCAATAGGGGAGCAGAGCAAAAGAAGACTGCACAACCACACGCTGTGGCGCACGGGAGAGTACTAGCATTCTGTTGAGCACGCCCACCTACACACGTGAATGCACGACCCCTGTCGATGCACATAGAGCGTCccacaccctccctcccccgctgccACCAGACCACCTCTGATGCTCAGCAGGTCATCTGCTCTGCACTGAACCATATTTGGGCCGAGtagcgagaggagagaggaagagaagaggggatGAGACACGGCAAGAAGGTGCTGTCGTGCATACTTGATGGCGCCGCAGGCCATGGGGAATGCGAGAGATTCCTCGGGTCCATCTCCACCTGCACCTCGCCATCGTCTGGAGGTGCCCCTCCCTGTGCACATTCTGTCCGGCCAGCGGCCGTGACAGCATTCGGCCCTCACTCCACTCTCGTGCATCCTCGGCGTTTGTCTTGTTACGTGTCGCTTCTCGTATGCTGTCATCTATAGAGAGCAAAACCCACACcttgttttctttcgtgCACAGCAACATGCAGACAAGGGCCTGCAAACGATacgcgcaagcacgcacacacacacacacacctaaGCAACTGCCCACGCAACGACTAGGCGAGGGAGATCTATGGCTTGACAGGTAATACGCGTGGCGCCATCACCTGGCATGGCCTCCCCTAAGCTCTCGCACTCCGTGGCGATATGCTTCTGCCTTTAGCACAGGTCGTTGTCGcccctgctgcagcggtagtggtggtggtcatTCTATGAGGCAGGCAACTAAGCAACGCCTTTGAGAGACGCGAGTTGTGTGTGCAGTGTGAGGGAGGTGATGAGAAAACTAGGGGCGGCTGTGATGAAAAACATTAAGCTCTGAAGGAACGCAAGGCCGCAGATGTGGTGCTGAGGGGGTGTAGAGGCGGGCATCcacgtgtgcgctgctgcagtttCGCCTTGTGGTACTGGCTGAAATCACCTACAGCGTTCCCTTTTAGGGGCCCCACACACCACCCCTTGCCCACATTACCACGTCTGCACCGGCAAGCATCTTGCGGCCATCGTCTCTTTCTGCAGCAGACGCTCACATTCTCATAAACGACTCGCACACTTTGATCACCTTAGGGCACATGCGGAAGTCTACCAGCTGACGCGAAATCAACGCCATCTTGGCTCCCTCGTTGAGTAGCTCGCCAAGGTGACCGGTCTCCTTCTTGATGCCTTTGAAAAGGATGCCATCCAAGTTCCCGTACTTCTTCAAGAGGTttcgcgcgcgcaccttgCCGATGCCATTGACGCCGGGAATGTTGTCGGAAGAATCACCTGCCAATGACTTGAAGTCGCGCACCAGTTTGGGGGGCACCCCGACGCGCTCAATCACGCCCCTCTCCGATACGAGATGCTTTGTGCGGATATCGTAATGGTagctcttcttcgcctcgtCAACAAGCTGGTACAGGTCGTAGTCGTGCGACATCACGACCGTGGGCCTTCTGCTCTGCTGGTTGAAAAAAGCAAGGGTGGCGATCATGTCGTCGGCCTCCGCGTTGAGGTTCGTCAGCCCCGCGTCGCAGTCTGGGACTACAAGAAGCGACTCTCGCGGCTCGTCAGCGAACACCTTCTTCGCCACTCTCTCAATCAACCGAAACTCAGGTGTGACGGTCTTCTCCAGCCTATTCGCCTTGTAGTCGGCGTAGATCTGGCGCCGGCCTCCGTCGCCATGGTCAAAGCAGACGATGATTCTGTTGTGCttcggtgtgtgcgtgtactcTGTCTGCGGAGATAGGAGATGCTGCGCCATGTGTGCCGGATCAAAGCTATGGGCCGTTGCGATCATGAAGCGAGCGTTCTTGATGGCGAACTGCTTCACATCGATAGACGTGCCGTACCTCTCAGCTGTGTAGCTCCACCGGTGGTACCACCGGTGAACCAAGGCTGGCCCGTCGATGAGAACAATGGCCTTCTCTCGTGCGGGCATCactgcggcgcggcgaagACAGCCCGCGAGGACAGTGCGGAGACGCACGTTCACCAAAGTTGCAGCCGACAAGGCAAGAGCTGCAGTGACGCTGGATGAGAAGAAAATCGAAAAGCAGCGAAggccgtgcgctgcagccggcccTCCGCCactacacgcacacgcaccgtaTGTTAGCCTTCGGGTGAAGATGGGAGATGGA
It encodes the following:
- a CDS encoding mitochondrial structure specific endonuclease I (SSE-1), putative codes for the protein MPAREKAIVLIDGPALVHRWYHRWSYTAERYGTSIDVKQFAIKNARFMIATAHSFDPAHMAQHLLSPQTEYTHTPKHNRIIVCFDHGDGGRRQIYADYKANRLEKTVTPEFRLIERVAKKVFADEPRESLLVVPDCDAGLTNLNAEADDMIATLAFFNQQSRRPTVVMSHDYDLYQLVDEAKKSYHYDIRTKHLVSERGVIERVGVPPKLVRDFKSLAGDSSDNIPGVNGIGKVRARNLLKKYGNLDGILFKGIKKETGHLGELLNEGAKMALISRQLVDFRMCPKVIKVCESFMRM